The Pelodiscus sinensis isolate JC-2024 chromosome 10, ASM4963464v1, whole genome shotgun sequence genome has a segment encoding these proteins:
- the LOC102449525 gene encoding uncharacterized protein LOC102449525 isoform X2, producing MLSTACQIVKTGPAEDHILIGRKYHRQCEQCTVGKGTRIGILRTTAPGIRNCSMVGTDPCNCTPWWRDYFGGWILVRPGRGMVGRPAVAEQLLHAESHLFGPSSPLPSNDGTPTCALPSPWTSGSPSPTGSSSPQTATGSAWESPLSGPSWRLRGPSTSSCYAGPYTRENWTPSLQDLPPRRSPTAGGLSMESTS from the exons ATGTTAtccactgcatgccagattgtgaagactggacctgcagaag ATCATATCCTCATTGGAAGGAAATATCACAgacagtgtgagcaatgcaccGTGG gcaAAGGAACCAGGATTGGGATCTTGAGGACCACAGCCCCAGGGATCAGGAACTGTTCGATGGTGGGAACAG acccttgcaactgcaccccatGGTGGAGAGACTATTTTGGAGGCTGGATACTAGTTCGGCCTGGTCGTGGAATGGtaggacgaccagcagtggctgaacaACTTCTGCATGCGGAAAGTCACCTTTTTGGGCCTAGCTCACCCCTACCCTCCAACGACGGGACACCCACTTGcgccctgccatccccctggacaagtgggtcaccatcgccaACTGGAAGCTCgtcaccccagacagctactggttcggcgtgggaaagtccactgtcagggccctcatggag GTTGAGGGGGCCATCAACTTCGTCCTGCTATGCAGGGCCATACACCAGGGAGAACTGGACCCCATCATTGCAGGATTTGCCACCCCGgcgttccccaactgcaggggggttATCAATGGAATCCACATCCTAA
- the LOC102449525 gene encoding uncharacterized protein LOC102449525 isoform X1 produces the protein MLSTACQIVKTGPAEDHILIGRKYHRQCEQCTVGKGTRIGILRTTAPGIRNCSMVGTGVSSMKETDPCNCTPWWRDYFGGWILVRPGRGMVGRPAVAEQLLHAESHLFGPSSPLPSNDGTPTCALPSPWTSGSPSPTGSSSPQTATGSAWESPLSGPSWRLRGPSTSSCYAGPYTRENWTPSLQDLPPRRSPTAGGLSMESTS, from the exons ATGTTAtccactgcatgccagattgtgaagactggacctgcagaag ATCATATCCTCATTGGAAGGAAATATCACAgacagtgtgagcaatgcaccGTGG gcaAAGGAACCAGGATTGGGATCTTGAGGACCACAGCCCCAGGGATCAGGAACTGTTCGATGGTGGGAACAGGTGTGTCTTCAATGAAGGAAACAG acccttgcaactgcaccccatGGTGGAGAGACTATTTTGGAGGCTGGATACTAGTTCGGCCTGGTCGTGGAATGGtaggacgaccagcagtggctgaacaACTTCTGCATGCGGAAAGTCACCTTTTTGGGCCTAGCTCACCCCTACCCTCCAACGACGGGACACCCACTTGcgccctgccatccccctggacaagtgggtcaccatcgccaACTGGAAGCTCgtcaccccagacagctactggttcggcgtgggaaagtccactgtcagggccctcatggag GTTGAGGGGGCCATCAACTTCGTCCTGCTATGCAGGGCCATACACCAGGGAGAACTGGACCCCATCATTGCAGGATTTGCCACCCCGgcgttccccaactgcaggggggttATCAATGGAATCCACATCCTAA